The genomic region CTGATCCTGAGCTTTTCTCGGCTCGCGCGCCTGCAGTTTGAAAGTCGCCTCGAATTCACCGGGTTGGCAGCCGCCGCCTCGGGGGTTGCATTCCTGGTCTTCGGCCATCGCTTCGGCTTGGGCGCCGCCGACAACGTGCTGGTCTTCCTGGTGTTTCCTTTTGTCATCTGGGCCGCCATCCGATTTGAAATCGCCGGCTCGGCTGTCGTCAGTGCTCTCATCGCCGCCGTTGCCATCTGGCAGACCGCCACCGGTCTGGGACCTTTTGTTCAGCCGAGCCCCATCCGCGGCGCCACCTTGCTGCAGGTGTTCCTGGCTGTCATCTCGGTCAGCGGACTGGCGCTGGCCGCCGTGATTGCCGAACGTGAAGCCGCCGAAGGCGCCTTACATTTGGTCCAAGACCTGGCCCGGCGCCGCGAGCGGGCCGAGCAGGCTCTCCGCAGCAGCGAGCAGCGCCTCAGCGGAATCGTCAATTCCGCCATGGATGGAATCATCACCGTGGACCGCTTCCAGCGGGTTGTCCTGTTCAACTCCGCTGCCGAGCGCATCTTCCGCTGCCCGGCCGCCGACGCCATCGGCCGCGACCTCGATCATTTCATTCCCCCTCGTTTCCGCGACATCCATCGTCGTCACATTCAGGCCTTCGGCGAGACCGGCGTTTCCACCCACGCCATGCGACCTCCCGGATCGCTCTCCGGCATTCGATCCGACGGCGAGGAGTTCCCGATTGAAGCCACCATCTCCCAGGTGGAATCGGAAGGCCAGAAGCTGTACACCGTCATTCTGCGCGACGTCACCCTGCGCCGGCAGGCGGAAGAGGCTCTGGTCAAGTCCGAAAAGCTGGCCTCCGCCGGCCGCCTCGCCGCCACCATCGCGCACGAAATCAACAATCCCCTGGCCGCCGTCACCAACCTTCTCTACCTGGCTCGCGCCGCCGAGCATCTCCCGGAAGCCGCCCGCCGGCATCTCGAGCTCGCCGATACCGAACTCCAGCGCGTCGCTCACATCACCAAGCAGACTCTCGGTTTTTATCGTGACCAGAGCGCGCCCGTCCGCTTCGACCCGGCTGAACTCCTCGATAATATTCTCGCGCTGCTGCAAACCAGGATCGAGGCCCGGAACCTCGCGGTCGAAAAGCGCTACTGCGCGCGTCTTCAGGTGCTGGGCTCGGCGGGTGAGATTCGTCAGGTTTTGTCCAACGTCATCAGCAACGGCATTGATGCGGTCCAGCCCGGCGGACGCCTTCAGATCAAGGTCGCCTCGGCGCCGGACTGGCGCTCACCGGCGAATCGTGGCGTACGCATCACCGTTGCCGACACCGGCCACGGCATCGCGCCCGAAAACCTAGCCCGGATTTTCGAGCCCTTCTTCACCACCAAGAAGGACGCGGGCACCGGCCTCGGACTGTAGGTCTCGCGCCAGATCGTGGACAAACACGCGGGCTCCATCCGCGTTCGCTCCCGCACCACCCCACATCGCTCCGGCACCGTCTTCTCCATCTTCCTGCCCCTCGCCGCCGCGTCCGGAAAGACGAAACCGGCCGCCAACCTGTCGTGAGACCGATCACACGTATCCTCTGTGGCACACAGCCTGCCCTGAGCGAAGTCGAAGGGCGCCCTCGCGTGCGCAGTTGAGCGCTGGCCTCTAAGCCGGTGGAAGCGCTGGGTGCCCCACTTCTACCCGATTTTGGCAGATGTGGGCTGCACCTCGACCCCTTGTCGGATGCACCATTTTCGGTGCACCCCCTCTCCCCCTTGACAAACAAAATGCCTGCCATTTACACTTGGCACTCGACAGGCGAGAGTGCTAACACTCGATGTAGCTAGCCTCTTGCCATGGTGCAGATTTCGGCTATATCAGGTTGCAAGTACAGCCACTTAGAGTAAGAAAACAAGATCAAATCCAGTGCTGTAGCGTTTGAAAAGGAGGTCGTTTCATGGCTAAATTCACTCCCCTGCATGACCGCGTTCTGGTCCGCCGGGTGGCAGAAGCAGAAACCACGCGTGGCGGCATCATCATTCCCGACACCGCCAAAGACAAACCGCAGGAAGGCGAAATCATCGCCGCCGGCAAAGGCAAGGTCAACGAAGAGGGCAAGCTCCGCCCGCTCGACGTGAAAGAGGGCGACCGCGTTCTGTTCGGCAAGTACTCCGGCACGGAAATCACCATTGACGGCGAAGAGCTGATCATCATGCGCGAGGAAGAAGTGCTCGGCATCCTGACCGGATCGAAGAAGGAAAAGGAAGAGAAAGCCGGGTCAAGGCGGTGACAGCGTTTCGGTTATCGGTTATCGGTTGTCGGTCAGAACCAGTCGAAGCAAAACGGAAGCACTGACGAACTGAGAAACTGATCGACCGATCGACCGACGGACCAATAGACATTGTTGCGCATAGCCGAGGCGGCTGTGCCACACAGACATCGAAGAGGAGATACACAGATATGGCGAAACAGATTGTTCATGGCGAGGAATCGCGGCAGGCGATCCTGCGCGGCGTCAATATACTGGCCGACGCCGTCAAGGTCACGCTCGGCCCCAAGGGCCGCAACGTGGTCATCGAAAAGAAATTCGGTTCTCCGTCGATCACCAAGGACGGGGTCACCGTAGCCAAGGAAATCGAACTCAAGGACCCGCTGGAGAACATGGGCGCGCAGATGGTGCGCGAAGTCGCCAGCAAGACCAGCGACGTCGCCGGCGATGGCACCACCACCGCCACCGTGCTGGCGCAGTCCATCTTCCGCGAGGGCGTGAAGACCGTGGCCGCCGGCGCCAACCCCATGGCGCTGAAGCGCGGCATCGAGAAGGCCGTCTTCGCCATCACCGGCACGGTGGACAAGGACGGCAACCGCATACCGGGCGCGCTGGACAAATACAGCAAGCCGGTAGCGGGCGACATGACCGCCATCGCGCAGGTCGGCACCATTTCCGCCAACAATGACGAGACCATCGGCCGCATCATCGCCGAGGCGATGAAGAAGGTGGGCAAGGACGGCGTCATCACGGTGGAAGAATCCAAGACGATGGAGACGCAGCTCGAAGTGGTCGAAGGCATGCAGTTCGACCGCGGCTACCTGTCGCCTTACTTCGTCACCGACCCCGAGCGCATGGAATCCATACTCGAGGACCCCTACATCCTGATCAACGAAAAGAAAATCAGCTCGATGAAGGACCTGCTGCCGCTGCTGGAGCAGATTGCGCGTTCCAGCAAGCCGCTACTGATCATCGCCGAGGACGTTGAGGGCGAGGCCCTGGCGACCCTGGTGGTGAACAAGCTGCGCGGCACGCTGCAAGCCGTCGCGGTCAAGGCGCCGGGCTTCGGCGACCGCCGCAAGGCCATGCTGCAGGACATCGCAATCCTGACCGGTGGCAAGGCGATTACCGAAGACCTGGGCATCAAGCTGGAAAACGTTCAGCTTGCCGACATGGGCCGGGCCAAGCGCGTCACCATCGACAAGGACAACACCACCATCGTCGAGGGCAAGGGCAAGCACAGCGAGATCGAAGGCCGGGTGAAGGAAATCCGCGCCCAGATCGACAAGACCACCAGCGACTACGACCGCGAGAAGCTCCAGGAGCGCCTGGCCAAGCTGGTGGGCGGCGTGGCGGTGATCAAGGTGGGCGCCGCGACCGAGACCGAGATGAAGGAAAAGAAGGCTCGGGTCGAGGACGCCATGCACGCCACCCGCGCGGCAGTCGAGGAAGGTATTGTCCCCGGCGGCGGCGTGGCCCTGGTGCGCTGCGTCGAGGCCATTGACAGGCTCAAGCTGCACGGTGATGAAGCCATTGGCGGCAACATCGTGAAGCGCGCGCTGGAAGAGCCGCTGCGCCAGATCGTGGAGAACGCGGGCGACGAAGGCGCGGTGGTGCTGGGCAAGATTCGCGAGGCGAAGGACGCGAATTTCGGCTACAACGCGCAGACCGGCGACTTCGAGGACCTGGTAAAAGCCGGCGTCATTGACCCGACCAAGGTCACCCGCACCGCGCTGCAGAACGCGGGCTCGATTGCCAGCTTGATGCTGACCACCGAAGCCCTCGTCGCCGAGATCCCGGAGGACAAGAAGTCTCCGTCGATGCCCGGCGGCCACGGCGGGATGGGAGACATGTACTAAAAGCAGTTGCTAGTTGCTAGTTTCTAGTTGCTAGCGAAAACAAGGCCCCGCTCGCGAGAGCGGGGCTTTTCTTGTTTGCCGCTGATTAACGCGGATGAACGCGGATCAGAGCGCGACAATCCCACCCTTCGAATACCGCAAACGGTGGGGCAAGCGGCTGTTGTCTACCAATCAAAACTGAACGCAAGGACGTAGTTTCCATCTGGGAAGCGAATCTGCGGCCACCACACTGCAGCTTCACCGGCTGCCGTACGATTCTGCCGATACAGAAACAGTGTGACGGCGTCGCGAGGTGCGAGCGCTTCTTCACCCCCAGTGAGAATTCCTGCGCTTTCGCGGCGCGGTTGGGTCAGATTGCGTCCTCGCCGCAAAACTAGGTATGCCCCGTTCCCCTTCATCTGTTTCTGCATGTCAAGCGCGGCACGCAATGCTTCGTGATTCCAGAGCTGCGCACCATGAGCCGGATCGTGGTGACACCTCATTGTCAATTCAATGACGCGGTCGATTGTGATGGTCTGGAACGGCTCATCATCGCCGATACCCGAAAATTGGCTGTCGAGCCATGCAGTATCACGCTCCACGGCGGTTGAGCGTAGCGGATAAGCTGGATTGCAACTGCTCCCAGCGACGTAGAAGCCTAACGAGTTTGGATCCAAAACGTTACGTCGGGTTGGTCGCCACGATCCCGAGACGTAAATTCCCTCAAAACAGCCCTCAGGATAAGCCTGCAGCAAGTCGCGCAGTGCCGTCTCCATTTGATGTATTGACGTGAAGTGATCAGCCAGACGCTGCGGCAGAAACAACCGAGTCACTCCTAGGTCATGCTCGCGGTAGCCGTACATACGGGCATGTTGAAGCACGGTATCGGCATTTGGGGTACGGGGATTCCGCCCATAGTAGCTCACCAGCAGATTCTTGATGGTTACTCCGCGCCCCAGCTTATTACCTCCGACGAAAAGGTTGAACACAGAATCGAGCTTGATCTCGTCATTAGATCTCGCGTTAACCAGCTTAATGTTGGCGCCATTGATGTAGAACTCGATCCTGTCGACTATTTTGTCAAACGCTGCGAGCGTAGCGTCAGTCCCAAAAAGGTCATCATAGGCATCACGCAGGTCCTTCATCAACTGCAGATGCTTAGCAGATCCCTTCGCCTGTAGCGTAGCCACGGTATTAGACTTGAAGGAATCAATTAGCGACACGATATATGCATGGTCGCGGGTACTGACACTCACGTGGCAGAGGAAAGCAAACCCCTCGGTCGGGCGCTCCAAAACCTTCGCTGCAGCGCTGACAAGAAATGTGTACAGAGCTTTCTTCAAACCGCGCGGTAAGGCGCCTGTCGGTGACGGTTGCGCAGGAGCCTTTAGGTTCGAAACTTCTGCCAAATCGACGATCCGTAGCAGACTTGCTCTGCCGCTGCCAAAGAATGCGTCTCCACCGACATAACCCTTGCCGGGTTCGCTTATGACGGAAAACGATGGTCTGTAGCGATGATCGGGCCGCTGAAGGAACAGAGCTTGCGGCGTCGCCGTGACCTGCAGATAGGTGTTGACCGGAAAATAGTCACGGAAATCAGTGATTACTTGGTTGATCCTGCTCACCCCTTTGCCGGAACTCGTCTTTGTATTCAGGCTCGCCTGGTCCGCTTCGTCATCGATGATGAGGACCGATAAGCCTCTGGCGCGAGCGTCTCTAAACGCGTTGAGCAGGCTGTGGAGCATGCTGCCATTCTTCGAACAAACCACGGCAAACGGACCGGTCCGGAGTTGGCGCGCGAATCGAGCCGGGTCGCGCCAGTCCCGCTTGCCGAGCACGTTGAGTCCTCTCAGCGCGGCTTTGACGCGGTCTAGCGTTTGGTCATACAGCGGGTCATTGTCCGTTGTGAGGATTACGATGCACCGGAATCCGTTATCAACGGCCATCGCAGCAGCGACAGTCAGAATGCTGGTTTTTCCGCTTTGGATCAGGCCGTATAACAACCCATCCGACGGCTGCGGCGGCTGGCCAGCAATCGGGTCTACCGACAAGTTAATAATTCGCGCTGCCTTCTCAGAAGCGGCCCGGATACCATCCGGACCCAGGTCGCTTTCCAGCACCCGAAGAATTTCTGCGGTGTGCGGGCCATCGGCGATAACTGACCGTTTGGGAGCGGCACTGCTACTCATGAGATTCGTCCTCGAAAATGACGGCTGGCCATCTATTCCGTGCGATCTTGTGAGAAAGTGCACCGACGCGGCCACTGACCGCGTATGAACCATTGAATTTCCTCGTTAGTGTGATCCACGATGGTTCGCTGCCTGTCACAGACCTAAGCTCGCCGAGCGGCACGCCGCAAATTCCGTCGCCACCGCAAATAAACGTAATCACCGCGCGCGAAAATAATGGAAGCGCATCCCTCAACCGAGACACGTCATCGGTGCTTAAGGTGAAATGCCATGGTGAGTGGGTTTTGGTCGTATACTTCGGGTAAATCAGTGTCGACTGATTTACAACGTATCCGTGATCCGTTTTCTGGATTGTCCGGCAGCGCGCATCCTCTATTACGCGGATGAGCGCAGCCCCGTGATAAAAGTCCGTTTTTTCGATCATGGATGTCTTGTGGCTACCTTTCAGGGCCTACGTGAAAAGTACCCTCCGAACTATAGGTAAATGCTACGTTAACGTACCACGAATTCCGGGCATAAAGCATTGACTGATTTCATTTCCCGTCGCAAGAGAAGCGCGCTTATGGCGCGAATCAAGTCGTGCAATACAGCACCCGAGTTCGTTGTGCGGTCTTTTCTGCACAGGCACGGATATCGTTACCGCATTCATGTGCGTACGTTGCCGGGCAGACCCGATATGGCTCTGCGCAAGTACCGCACGGCGATATTTGTGAACGGCTGCTTCTGGCATGGTCATCGGGGCTGCACCAGGGCATCGGTTCCGAAGAGTAACAGCCTGTTCTGGCGAAAAAAAATTACAGGTAATGCGGCCCGAGATCGCCGTACCGCTACCGCCCTCCGGCGCTTAGGATGGACAGTCCTCACCGTTTGGCAATGCCAGTTGCGGAAATCGCATGTCGACGCCACCCTGGCACGGCTACTCACACGTATCGAGGGCGGCACAGCGGCGCGGAAACGTCATTGACAATGGTGCTAGACTACCCCAAGAATGCCGCGCCCGCGCAAGCCTTCACGTAGCCGTTCGTACACCGCGCTCGACCTGTTTTCTGGGTGTGGCGGCCTGACGACGGGTTTGAAAAGGGCTGGGTTTCGCGTTCTGGGTGCTGTTGAGAACGACCCGGTTTCAGCCCGTACATATCGCAGTAACCATCCTGCAGTCCATATCTGGCAAGAAGATATCCGCGACGTAAGAGCAAAGACACTTCTCCAGGATCTTCGACTGAAACGCGGAGAATTGGATTTGCTCGCTGCGTGCCCGCCTTGCCAAGCATTCTCGACGATGCGTACGCTAAATCGCGGACGGCGAATCATCGCGCGAAAAGAAAAAGACTTGCTTACTGAAGTGATGCGCTTCGTCCGCGTGCTGCTTCCGAGAACAGTGATGGTTGAAAACGTTCCGGGACTGGCTTGTGACCGGAGGTGGTTATCGTTGGTGGCCAAGCTACGGAAGCTTGGTTTTTTTTCCCAATACCGGGTCCTAAACGCCGCAGATTTTGGAGTTCCTCAACGCCGAAAAAGACTAATTCTATTGGCTAGTAGGCTAGGACCGGTGAACTTTGCTTTGCCGGAGCCTGAACGTGCAACCGTAAAGCAAACGATCGGATCGCTGCCCAAGGCTGGAAGAAGCCGTGATTCCTTGCACAATATCCCGGAGCGACGAAATCCGGGCATAAAAACACTGATCTCGCTGATTCCAAAAGACGGCGGTAGCAGAGGTGATCTGGAGGACAGCCTTCAATTGCCTTGCCATCACGAGTGTAACGGCTTCAGGGACGTGTACGGCCGAATGAAATGGGACGATGTGGCACCCACAATTACTAGCGGCTGCACAAATCCATCAAAAGGGCGATTCTTACACCCGCAGGAGAATAGGTCGATCACATTGCGAGAAGCGGCACTGCTGCAGTCCTTTCCAAAGAGTTACAGGTTTCATGTGAGGGACGGTAAATCGGCGATTGCCGCAATGATTGGGAACGCGCTACCACCGGAGTTCATTTCAAGGCATGCGAGGGAGTTGCGAAAAGTCACGCGTGACTGCTCCTGAACTTTTCACCCTCGTTCCCATTTCGGTCCTCACCCCTCAAATAATCCGCCCCGCATCACAGGGGTAGTTCCTCTTCCCTGCTCGAACCGCCCGGGAACAGTCGTCAGCAAAGGCAGTCGTCGGTCGTCAGTCTTCAGTCGTCAGGAAGACTCGGTTACTCCAGCAGCCGCCGATCCCACGGATAGTCGCGATAATCCACCACAACCACTCTCGCCGCCTCGCGGTGCATGGGGTTCAGCAGAACGTTGAAGGATTCCGGGGCGATGGCAGACGGGACACGCAACAGCGCGGTCTCATTCGACGTCAGCCACTCGTCGCCGATGGTGCGCGTGGCAACTTCGTCCTCCACCCAATTTTTCGGAAGATCGGCCTTGGTGACGCTTCGGATGGAGATGCCGTCAGGAGCTTCGCTCTTCAGGAGCTTGTAATTGCGGGGGAGATGGTTGGGATCGAGTTCCAGGTGGACCAGCGCTTCCGTCAGTGCCCCGGTGGCCGTCTCTGCCAAATAAACAATCGGCCGGCCCCGGGTGTGCCATCGCGCCGACGCCTTGAGTCCGCCGCGTCCGTCCAGCGTCCGGTGATTGCTGATCCGCCACAGGACCATAGGCTAGTGAAGCGTCGAAAACCGAGATTCCTCCCCTTCGACTTCGCTCAGGGCTGGAATGACAAAAATTGGGGTTCGTCTGGCTGAAGACTGACGACTGAGGACTGACGACTGTTCTAGGCGAACATGCCTTCGTCAATCTGGATCAGCATCTCCTCCACCAGGCGCCCACCGGGTTCCGTCGCCAGCAACTGGATGGGCGCGCGGCCCTGGAAGCGCTTCTTCGGCGAGCGCAACCATGACAGCGCCGAACTGTCGTCGCCCAGCACGGCATTCGCAGTCGCCAGGATGCGCGCCGTGCGCACCACTCGCTCCGATTCTTCCTTTGACAGCGGCTGACGCTTGCTTTTCCGGTGCTTCAGCGTGCGTGCCGGGATAATGACTTCGAACAACTCCCCCTTCGACAACCCCCGCTGCATTAGCCGATTCAGCACGCTGAGCGGAAGACCGGTTTCCACCAGGTCAACCACTTTTTGCTCCGAGGCCGTTCCTGCCCCGAGCAGGTCCTGAAAATAACCTCGCAGTCGCTTTGCTGTTGCCGTTGCCATGTGTCCCGTCCTGCAGATTAGTATGCCATACGGTTGGACACGTTGCCAGTAATTTGTCGGCATTGTGTCCACTTTCTAGGGGGCAGGCTCTGGCGCGCCATTCAGCACTCGGTACTCAGTACTCGGTACTCGGTGCCGCCTTGACCTTTTTTGCCACCGTCACGTATGCTCCCGCACAATCAGGAGGATGGCATGCGACGTTTCTCGATCACACTATTGTTGGTGCTGGCGATTGCCGCCGTGGGGCAGCAGGCGGCGATGAAGTCGAAGGAATCGGCGAAGTCCCAGCCGGCAAAAACCGAAGCTCGGCACGTCTACACGCAGCCGCAGATGCAATGGGGAGCGGCGCCGCCGTTTATCCCGCCGGGCGCGCAGGTGGCGGTGCTGGAAGGCGATCCCGGCGCCAGCAGCGGCGACTTCACGGTGCGCGTGAAAATGCCCGATGGCTACGTGGTGCCGCCGCATTGGCATCCCGCGCGCGAGAACGTGACCGTGATTTCGGGCACGATGCGCCTCGGCATGGGCGACAAAATCGACGAGAGCAAAATGACGACGCTGGCGGCGGGCAGTTTTGCCTATCTCGACCCCAGCATGCATCACTACGTCAAGATGAAAGGCGCGACGGTGGTGCAGATCCACGGCGCCTCGCCGCTGCAGTTCAACTACATCAATCCGAGCGACGATCCGCGAAACAAGAAGTAGCGGCGCAACCTTCTGCCATCTGGAGCATCTGGAGTTGCCATGACACCATTGCGAGTAGTCGCTTGCCTGCTGATGTTCGCGGCCATGTGCGTTACGTGCTCGTCGGCGCAAGACTGGGCGAAGGCCAAGCTGGAGAAAAGCCCGCGTCACGGCGAGTGGGTCACCATCAAGCACGGCGACCGCGCCGTACAGGCGTTTGTCGTCTATCCGGAAGTGAAGACGAAGGCGCCGGTGGTGGTGGTGATCCATGAAATCTTTGGCATGACCGACTGGGTGCGCGGCGTCGCCGACCAGCTAGCGGCCAACGGATACATCGCCATCGCGCCCGACCTGCTCTCCGGCATGGCGCCGGGTGGCGGACGGTCGAGCGATTTCCCCAGCGGCGACGCGGCGCGCGAGGCCAAC from Terriglobia bacterium harbors:
- a CDS encoding MASE1 domain-containing protein, whose protein sequence is MFSSFPYPRQRHLATPVRAVLFSRLTIVLAAYFLAGRIGLAIPFTSGNVSPVWPPAGIALAALLVWGYGMWPAVLAGAFLVNFFSPIPHAACFGIAVGNTGSALVATWLVRRTPGFQAALPRLQDVLALVLLGGLSTSVAATVGVITLNLTGVKPWSGFTSAWLIWFLGDAMGVIVVAPLILSFSRLARLQFESRLEFTGLAAAASGVAFLVFGHRFGLGAADNVLVFLVFPFVIWAAIRFEIAGSAVVSALIAAVAIWQTATGLGPFVQPSPIRGATLLQVFLAVISVSGLALAAVIAEREAAEGALHLVQDLARRRERAEQALRSSEQRLSGIVNSAMDGIITVDRFQRVVLFNSAAERIFRCPAADAIGRDLDHFIPPRFRDIHRRHIQAFGETGVSTHAMRPPGSLSGIRSDGEEFPIEATISQVESEGQKLYTVILRDVTLRRQAEEALVKSEKLASAGRLAATIAHEINNPLAAVTNLLYLARAAEHLPEAARRHLELADTELQRVAHITKQTLGFYRDQSAPVRFDPAELLDNILALLQTRIEARNLAVEKRYCARLQVLGSAGEIRQVLSNVISNGIDAVQPGGRLQIKVASAPDWRSPANRGVRITVADTGHGIAPENLARIFEPFFTTKKDAGTGLGL
- a CDS encoding DNA cytosine methyltransferase encodes the protein MPRPRKPSRSRSYTALDLFSGCGGLTTGLKRAGFRVLGAVENDPVSARTYRSNHPAVHIWQEDIRDVRAKTLLQDLRLKRGELDLLAACPPCQAFSTMRTLNRGRRIIARKEKDLLTEVMRFVRVLLPRTVMVENVPGLACDRRWLSLVAKLRKLGFFSQYRVLNAADFGVPQRRKRLILLASRLGPVNFALPEPERATVKQTIGSLPKAGRSRDSLHNIPERRNPGIKTLISLIPKDGGSRGDLEDSLQLPCHHECNGFRDVYGRMKWDDVAPTITSGCTNPSKGRFLHPQENRSITLREAALLQSFPKSYRFHVRDGKSAIAAMIGNALPPEFISRHARELRKVTRDCS
- a CDS encoding DUF2384 domain-containing protein, whose translation is MATATAKRLRGYFQDLLGAGTASEQKVVDLVETGLPLSVLNRLMQRGLSKGELFEVIIPARTLKHRKSKRQPLSKEESERVVRTARILATANAVLGDDSSALSWLRSPKKRFQGRAPIQLLATEPGGRLVEEMLIQIDEGMFA
- a CDS encoding RES family NAD+ phosphorylase, with product MVLWRISNHRTLDGRGGLKASARWHTRGRPIVYLAETATGALTEALVHLELDPNHLPRNYKLLKSEAPDGISIRSVTKADLPKNWVEDEVATRTIGDEWLTSNETALLRVPSAIAPESFNVLLNPMHREAARVVVVDYRDYPWDRRLLE
- a CDS encoding cupin domain-containing protein: MRRFSITLLLVLAIAAVGQQAAMKSKESAKSQPAKTEARHVYTQPQMQWGAAPPFIPPGAQVAVLEGDPGASSGDFTVRVKMPDGYVVPPHWHPARENVTVISGTMRLGMGDKIDESKMTTLAAGSFAYLDPSMHHYVKMKGATVVQIHGASPLQFNYINPSDDPRNKK
- a CDS encoding co-chaperone GroES, producing MAKFTPLHDRVLVRRVAEAETTRGGIIIPDTAKDKPQEGEIIAAGKGKVNEEGKLRPLDVKEGDRVLFGKYSGTEITIDGEELIIMREEEVLGILTGSKKEKEEKAGSRR
- a CDS encoding very short patch repair endonuclease; this translates as MTDFISRRKRSALMARIKSCNTAPEFVVRSFLHRHGYRYRIHVRTLPGRPDMALRKYRTAIFVNGCFWHGHRGCTRASVPKSNSLFWRKKITGNAARDRRTATALRRLGWTVLTVWQCQLRKSHVDATLARLLTRIEGGTAARKRH
- the groL gene encoding chaperonin GroEL (60 kDa chaperone family; promotes refolding of misfolded polypeptides especially under stressful conditions; forms two stacked rings of heptamers to form a barrel-shaped 14mer; ends can be capped by GroES; misfolded proteins enter the barrel where they are refolded when GroES binds), whose protein sequence is MAKQIVHGEESRQAILRGVNILADAVKVTLGPKGRNVVIEKKFGSPSITKDGVTVAKEIELKDPLENMGAQMVREVASKTSDVAGDGTTTATVLAQSIFREGVKTVAAGANPMALKRGIEKAVFAITGTVDKDGNRIPGALDKYSKPVAGDMTAIAQVGTISANNDETIGRIIAEAMKKVGKDGVITVEESKTMETQLEVVEGMQFDRGYLSPYFVTDPERMESILEDPYILINEKKISSMKDLLPLLEQIARSSKPLLIIAEDVEGEALATLVVNKLRGTLQAVAVKAPGFGDRRKAMLQDIAILTGGKAITEDLGIKLENVQLADMGRAKRVTIDKDNTTIVEGKGKHSEIEGRVKEIRAQIDKTTSDYDREKLQERLAKLVGGVAVIKVGAATETEMKEKKARVEDAMHATRAAVEEGIVPGGGVALVRCVEAIDRLKLHGDEAIGGNIVKRALEEPLRQIVENAGDEGAVVLGKIREAKDANFGYNAQTGDFEDLVKAGVIDPTKVTRTALQNAGSIASLMLTTEALVAEIPEDKKSPSMPGGHGGMGDMY